Proteins from one Sphingopyxis terrae subsp. terrae NBRC 15098 genomic window:
- the hemH gene encoding ferrochelatase, with protein MIERPLSHPAVPAPRIGVLLVNLGTPDAPEPGPVRRYLREFLSDPRVVEIPPLLWQPILRGIILNTRPKKSAHAYAQVWTDEGSPLAAITRRQAGALQAALGDDVRVSWAMRYGAPAIGGAIDELVGEGCRRILIAPLYPQYCAATTATVVDAVGAHLARLRWQPALRFLPPYHDDSAYIAALAASVEAGIAALDFAPDTLVASFHGMPERTLHLGDPYHCQCVKSARLLSEAIGRPVEIAFQSRFGRAKWLEPATDALLERLGREGRRVAIFAPGFSADCLETLEELAIRGKEQFEAAGGRDFAYLTCLNDTPPGMAMLEVLVRRELAGWH; from the coding sequence ATGATCGAACGCCCCCTTTCCCATCCCGCGGTACCCGCGCCGCGCATCGGCGTGCTGCTCGTCAACCTCGGCACCCCCGACGCTCCCGAACCAGGTCCGGTACGCCGCTATCTGCGCGAGTTCCTGTCCGACCCGCGCGTCGTCGAAATCCCGCCGCTGCTGTGGCAGCCGATCCTGCGCGGCATCATCCTCAACACGCGCCCGAAAAAGTCGGCGCACGCCTACGCGCAGGTGTGGACCGACGAAGGCTCGCCGCTCGCCGCGATCACCCGGCGCCAGGCCGGAGCGTTACAGGCGGCGCTGGGCGACGATGTCCGCGTATCCTGGGCGATGCGCTATGGCGCTCCGGCAATCGGCGGCGCGATCGACGAACTTGTCGGCGAAGGGTGCCGCCGCATCCTGATTGCCCCGCTGTATCCGCAATATTGCGCCGCGACGACGGCGACGGTGGTCGATGCGGTCGGCGCGCATCTTGCGCGCTTGCGCTGGCAACCCGCGCTGCGTTTCCTGCCGCCCTATCACGACGATTCCGCCTATATCGCGGCACTTGCCGCGTCGGTCGAGGCGGGGATCGCCGCGCTCGATTTCGCGCCCGATACGCTCGTCGCCAGTTTTCACGGCATGCCCGAACGGACGCTGCATCTGGGCGACCCCTATCATTGCCAGTGCGTGAAGAGCGCGCGGTTGCTGTCCGAAGCGATCGGACGGCCGGTCGAGATTGCCTTCCAGTCGCGTTTCGGACGCGCCAAGTGGCTCGAACCCGCAACCGACGCGCTGCTCGAACGGCTCGGCCGCGAGGGGCGCCGCGTGGCGATTTTCGCACCGGGTTTTTCGGCCGATTGCCTCGAAACGCTCGAAGAGCTCGCGATCCGCGGCAAGGAGCAGTTCGAGGCGGCGGGCGGGCGCGACTTCGCCTATCTGACCTGCCTCAACGACACCCCGCCAGGAATGGCTATGCTCGAGGTGCTGGTGCGGCGTGAACTCGCCGGATGGCATTGA
- a CDS encoding xanthine dehydrogenase family protein molybdopterin-binding subunit, with product MTGIRDKVGTKNSRLPHVSRRSLLVGATAAGGLALAWSLWPRHYAPNLTAAPDEHIFNAFLKIGDDGHIAVVVPQCEMGQGVTTLLPQIIADELGADWRTIAVETAPISPLYTNTLLVDEDSATFMPRALVPDVVADVRSWVRREWAVRHAVMLTANSSSIRMFEGPCRDAAAQARTLLMMAAAKRWDADWQDCDTQDGFITWKNRKLRFGDVAAVAATLDPPVEPVYRANNNDPLYGKELTRLDLPAKVDGSANFAGDIRLPDMVFAAIRQGPFGATRLKSIDRKAGMASPGLLDIVLHDRWIATVARNWWAANRALDRFAPQFETTGPPISSAGIDQALKAALKADGYRIAKKGDVAEAMEGRTKVAAHYAVAPALHAPIETRTATAAPDGDRLRLWVATQAPAQCRDAVARAVGLPPGKVTLFPMMAGGSFDACLDHSVAVQAAIIATQIKRPVQLAWSRAEEIMRDIPRAPARAKIYATLDAAGGIDALVARIAVPSTNHEFRARLFDGAPADVAQREAAGTPDAAAVEGAGGSYNFRHFAVDHCPADIGLPTARWRGNADSYTAFFTECFIDEMAARAGSDALSYRMAMLGQAPLLARCLLTATSLAGWEGGLSGTAQGLACHSMRGSHIALVASARPSDRGLQVEQLVAVVDAGRLVNPAIARQQIEGGLVFGLAAAVGATTDYDGGVATARKLGQLGLPRLSQVPQIVVEFIDSDRDPGGVGEIGVPVVAPAIANAMFAATGRRIRRLPLSPDPL from the coding sequence ATGACCGGCATTCGGGACAAAGTGGGGACAAAGAATTCGCGCCTGCCGCATGTCAGCCGCCGGTCGCTGCTCGTCGGCGCCACCGCTGCGGGCGGCCTTGCGCTGGCCTGGTCACTCTGGCCGCGTCATTATGCGCCCAATCTGACCGCTGCGCCCGACGAACATATCTTCAACGCCTTTCTGAAGATCGGCGACGACGGGCATATCGCCGTCGTCGTGCCGCAATGCGAAATGGGGCAGGGCGTCACCACGCTGCTGCCGCAGATCATTGCCGACGAGCTCGGCGCCGACTGGCGCACCATCGCCGTCGAAACCGCGCCGATCAGCCCGCTCTACACCAACACACTGCTCGTCGACGAGGATAGCGCCACCTTCATGCCGCGCGCGCTGGTGCCCGATGTCGTCGCCGATGTGCGCAGCTGGGTCCGACGCGAATGGGCGGTGCGCCATGCGGTGATGCTGACCGCCAACAGCTCGTCGATCCGCATGTTCGAGGGGCCGTGCCGCGACGCCGCGGCGCAGGCCCGCACGCTGCTTATGATGGCGGCAGCGAAGCGGTGGGACGCCGACTGGCAGGATTGCGACACGCAGGATGGCTTCATCACCTGGAAGAACCGCAAGCTGCGCTTCGGCGACGTCGCGGCGGTGGCCGCAACGCTCGATCCTCCGGTGGAACCCGTCTATCGCGCCAACAACAATGACCCGCTCTACGGCAAGGAACTGACGCGGCTCGACCTGCCGGCAAAGGTAGACGGGTCGGCCAATTTCGCCGGCGACATCCGCCTTCCCGACATGGTTTTCGCCGCGATCCGCCAGGGACCGTTCGGCGCCACCCGGCTCAAGAGCATCGACCGCAAGGCGGGGATGGCGTCACCCGGCCTGCTCGACATCGTCCTCCACGACCGCTGGATTGCAACCGTCGCGCGCAACTGGTGGGCCGCGAATCGCGCGCTCGACCGCTTCGCACCGCAGTTCGAAACCACCGGTCCGCCGATTTCGAGCGCCGGAATCGACCAGGCGCTGAAGGCAGCGCTCAAGGCTGATGGCTATCGCATCGCCAAAAAAGGCGACGTCGCCGAGGCGATGGAGGGGCGCACCAAGGTTGCGGCGCATTACGCCGTCGCGCCCGCGCTTCATGCACCGATCGAGACGCGCACCGCAACCGCCGCTCCCGACGGCGACCGGCTGCGCCTGTGGGTTGCGACACAGGCGCCCGCCCAGTGCCGCGACGCGGTCGCGCGGGCAGTCGGTTTGCCGCCGGGCAAGGTGACACTGTTCCCGATGATGGCGGGCGGATCGTTCGACGCCTGTCTCGATCACAGCGTCGCGGTGCAGGCGGCGATCATCGCGACGCAGATCAAGCGCCCGGTGCAGCTCGCCTGGTCGCGCGCCGAAGAAATCATGCGTGACATTCCGCGCGCGCCGGCACGCGCCAAAATCTATGCGACGCTCGACGCCGCTGGCGGGATCGACGCGCTCGTCGCGCGGATCGCGGTGCCATCGACCAACCATGAATTCCGCGCGCGGCTGTTCGACGGAGCCCCGGCTGACGTCGCGCAGCGCGAGGCGGCGGGAACGCCCGATGCCGCAGCGGTCGAGGGCGCGGGCGGATCCTATAACTTCCGCCATTTCGCGGTCGATCATTGCCCCGCCGACATAGGCCTGCCGACCGCGCGCTGGCGCGGCAACGCCGACAGCTACACCGCCTTCTTCACAGAATGTTTCATCGACGAAATGGCGGCACGCGCCGGATCGGACGCGCTCTCGTACCGGATGGCGATGCTTGGACAGGCGCCGCTCCTCGCCCGCTGCCTGCTCACTGCGACCAGCCTCGCCGGATGGGAAGGCGGGCTTTCGGGCACGGCGCAGGGCCTTGCCTGCCATTCGATGCGCGGCAGCCACATCGCGCTCGTCGCCAGCGCGCGGCCCAGCGACCGGGGTCTGCAGGTCGAACAGCTCGTCGCCGTCGTTGACGCCGGGCGGCTCGTCAATCCGGCGATCGCACGCCAGCAGATCGAGGGCGGGCTCGTCTTCGGTCTCGCCGCCGCGGTCGGCGCGACGACCGATTATGACGGCGGCGTCGCGACCGCCCGCAAGCTCGGCCAGCTTGGCCTGCCCCGCCTGTCGCAAGTGCCGCAGATCGTCGTCGAATTTATCGACAGCGACCGCGATCCCGGCGGCGTCGGCGAAATCGGCGTGCCCGTCGTCGCGCCGGCGATCGCCAATGCAATGTTCGCCGCAACCGGTCGCCGAATCCGCCGCCTTCCGCTATCGCCCGATCCGCTATGA
- a CDS encoding CoA-binding protein, which produces MAINDEAEIRALLARPRRIAIVGASPNPARPSNGVLAFLAAQGHDVIAVNPGHAGKTIHGAPVVATLADVEPAAEIVDIFRNSADAGAAVDDAIVHGAKAVWMQLGVIDEAAARRADKAGLVVVMDRCPKIEIPRLGLLR; this is translated from the coding sequence ATGGCGATCAACGACGAGGCTGAAATTCGCGCCCTGCTCGCAAGGCCGCGCCGCATCGCCATCGTCGGCGCCTCGCCTAATCCCGCACGCCCCTCGAACGGCGTGCTCGCCTTCCTGGCCGCGCAGGGCCACGATGTGATCGCGGTCAATCCCGGCCATGCCGGCAAGACGATCCACGGTGCGCCGGTGGTCGCGACGCTCGCCGATGTCGAGCCGGCGGCGGAGATCGTCGATATCTTCCGCAACAGCGCCGACGCGGGCGCTGCCGTCGACGATGCGATCGTCCACGGGGCGAAAGCGGTGTGGATGCAACTCGGCGTCATCGACGAAGCCGCCGCGCGGCGCGCCGACAAGGCCGGCCTGGTCGTCGTCATGGACCGCTGCCCCAAGATCGAGATTCCGCGGCTGGGCTTGCTGCGCTAG
- a CDS encoding Mrp/NBP35 family ATP-binding protein — translation MTDIAILASLATDLTGGRTSGLRYLDDQGTLAIVLDVTGLAEDERKPLEEKLRAGLLARAGVTSVRVAMTAERKAMTIIAVGSGKGGVGKSTLAANLAVALRRTGVKVGLVDADIYGPSQPRLMDSEGVKPEARGSKLSPVQSAYGVPMLSTGHIAAPGQAIAWRGPMAGRALEQLIDASWGDIDTLVVDLPPGTGDVQLTMIQKHKPTGAVVVSTPQDLALMDAARAVSLFEQAEVPIIGVVENMAGYACPHCGEVSDPFGSGGAETAAKEMELDFLGRVPLSMGIRLASDGGVPPAAGTDPLGEPFHAIAAKVAAWLAARKGI, via the coding sequence ATGACCGATATCGCCATCCTTGCCAGTCTCGCCACCGATCTGACCGGCGGCCGCACGTCGGGGCTTCGCTATCTCGACGATCAGGGCACGCTCGCGATCGTGCTCGATGTCACCGGGCTCGCCGAAGACGAGCGCAAGCCGCTCGAGGAAAAGCTCCGCGCGGGCCTGCTCGCCCGTGCCGGCGTTACCAGCGTCCGCGTTGCCATGACCGCCGAGCGCAAGGCGATGACGATCATCGCGGTGGGCAGCGGCAAGGGCGGGGTCGGCAAATCGACGCTCGCCGCCAATCTTGCCGTCGCGCTGCGCCGCACCGGAGTGAAGGTCGGACTGGTTGATGCCGACATCTACGGTCCGTCGCAGCCGCGCCTGATGGACAGCGAGGGCGTGAAGCCCGAAGCGCGCGGATCCAAGCTCTCGCCGGTGCAGAGCGCCTATGGCGTTCCGATGCTGTCGACCGGCCACATCGCCGCGCCGGGTCAGGCCATCGCCTGGCGCGGCCCGATGGCGGGCCGCGCGCTCGAACAGCTGATCGACGCAAGTTGGGGCGATATCGATACGCTCGTCGTCGACCTGCCCCCCGGCACCGGCGACGTCCAGCTCACGATGATCCAGAAGCACAAGCCCACCGGCGCGGTCGTCGTCTCGACGCCGCAGGATCTGGCGCTGATGGACGCAGCGCGCGCCGTGTCGCTGTTCGAGCAGGCCGAAGTGCCGATCATCGGCGTCGTCGAGAATATGGCCGGCTATGCCTGCCCGCATTGCGGTGAGGTCAGCGACCCGTTCGGAAGCGGCGGTGCCGAGACCGCGGCGAAGGAAATGGAGCTCGATTTTCTCGGCCGCGTGCCGCTGTCGATGGGCATCCGCCTCGCGAGCGACGGCGGCGTCCCGCCCGCGGCCGGAACCGATCCGCTGGGCGAGCCGTTCCACGCGATAGCCGCAAAGGTCGCGGCGTGGCTCGCGGCGCGAAAGGGCATATGA
- the hflK gene encoding protease modulator HflK: MSNKSDGSMGGRAPQGVRQFFHQIALMANSPWGNGPKDNGDGDDRSGPRNPWVTPDPADGLRGRKPRGPSALDELLRKGRGGFGGGGSGGGGGNLQMPESARLWKWGVGALVAVWFLFSSFHIIPPEKEGVVTRLGSYSRTVGPGVKFTWPAPIERIRMEDVRAIRTMQVGSPNASDENFVLTRDQSIVDLAYEVRWSIRDPELYIFQLADPDGTIREVAESAMRATVANFDLVQAIGPGRVEIETQVQQRMQALLDQYRAGVTIQGIAIRQADPPKQVDEAFKEVTAARQERESSINLARAYEQQVLERARGDTAAFDKIYEQYKLAPGVTRKRLYYETMENVLSNVDKTIVEARGVTPYLPLSEVQRRSRAASDAASDAAKGGQ, encoded by the coding sequence ATGAGCAACAAAAGTGATGGCAGCATGGGAGGCCGCGCCCCGCAGGGAGTGCGGCAATTTTTCCATCAGATTGCGCTGATGGCGAACAGTCCGTGGGGCAATGGCCCGAAGGATAACGGCGATGGCGATGACCGGTCGGGTCCGCGCAATCCCTGGGTGACGCCCGATCCCGCCGACGGACTGCGCGGGCGCAAGCCGCGCGGCCCCTCCGCACTCGACGAACTTCTGCGCAAGGGGCGCGGCGGCTTTGGCGGCGGCGGTTCGGGTGGCGGCGGCGGCAATCTGCAGATGCCCGAATCGGCGCGGCTGTGGAAATGGGGCGTTGGCGCGCTTGTCGCCGTGTGGTTCCTGTTTTCGTCCTTCCACATCATACCGCCCGAAAAGGAAGGCGTCGTTACCCGGCTCGGCAGCTATTCGCGTACCGTCGGACCCGGCGTGAAATTCACCTGGCCGGCGCCGATCGAGCGCATCCGCATGGAAGACGTGCGCGCGATCCGCACGATGCAGGTCGGCTCGCCCAATGCAAGCGACGAAAATTTCGTCCTCACCCGCGACCAGAGCATCGTCGATCTGGCCTATGAAGTGCGCTGGTCGATCCGCGACCCCGAACTCTACATCTTCCAGCTCGCCGATCCCGACGGCACCATCCGCGAGGTCGCCGAAAGCGCGATGCGCGCGACGGTCGCCAATTTCGACCTGGTGCAGGCGATCGGTCCCGGCCGGGTCGAGATCGAGACGCAGGTTCAGCAGCGCATGCAGGCCCTGCTCGATCAGTATCGCGCCGGCGTGACAATCCAGGGCATCGCGATTCGCCAGGCCGATCCGCCGAAGCAGGTAGACGAGGCGTTCAAGGAAGTGACCGCGGCGCGGCAGGAACGCGAGTCGTCGATCAACCTGGCGCGTGCTTATGAACAGCAGGTGCTCGAACGCGCACGCGGTGACACCGCGGCGTTCGACAAGATTTACGAACAATATAAGCTGGCGCCGGGCGTGACCCGCAAGCGGCTATATTATGAAACGATGGAGAATGTTTTGTCGAACGTCGACAAGACGATTGTCGAGGCGCGCGGCGTCACCCCCTATCTGCCGCTGAGCGAAGTTCAGCGGCGCTCGCGCGCGGCGTCCGACGCCGCGTCCGATGCGGCGA